The Isachenkonia alkalipeptolytica genome includes the window AGGTCATTAAAAACTGGGCGCCGGTGGCAAATACCCCGACCCCCAATAAGCTTAGAAACTGCAAAGGGGTTGGCCATTGAAACTGTCCGAGGGCCATAAAGGGAATCGCAACCAGTACGGAAAAGGCGGTGAAATAAAAAATAATCACCTGGGGCTTATCCGTCAACCGGAGATGGCGTATGGTGGTGTAGGCCGCGGCGGCAAAGAAGGCCGACATCAATGCGATCAGTGATGGCAGGATGGTGGCATTGAATTCCGGTCTGATAATAAAGATCACTCCCAGCATGGCCAGAAAAACCGCAGGAATCTGCAGTTTTTTTATAGGCTCTTTCAAAAACCAGGCCGAAAGGATCACCACAAAGAAGGGGCTCATTTGATTCAGTACCACGGCATCGGATAAAGGGATCTCCCCCAAAGCATAAAAGTATAGGAAAACCCCGGTGAGTCCAAAGATGGAGCGAAAAATGAGCCCTCCACGATTTTTCCCCTTAAAATTTCCACCGGTCCTATATATCATATACCCAGAAATGAGCATCCCTATAAGATTACGAAAAAAAACTATTTGCATCGTCGGAATTTCCCCGGTATATTTCACTGCGGATGCCATTAAGGCAAAACACAGGGAGGCTAAAATCATCAGTAGTATTCCTTTGTTATGGTCCTTCATGGCCCTCTTCCTTTCAGAGAAAAACCCCCAAAACTCGAAAGTTCCAGGGGTTTGAATGTTTATTCCAATTATCTTTTGGAGAATTGTGGAGCTCTTCTTGCTTTTTTAAGACCGTATTTCTTTCTTTCTTTCATTCTTGAATCTCGAGTTAAGAATCCGGCTCTTTTTAAGGTTCCTCTGAGTTCCTCATCGGATTTCACAAGTGCTCGTGCAATTCCATGTCTTAATGCTCCCGCTTGTCCGGTAAATCCTCCACCGCTTACAGTGGCGATCACATCGTATTTGCTTAAGGTATCCGTAATATCCAGGGGTCGCTTCACTTCATTTCGCAACGTTTCGTAGCTTAAATACTCGGATAAGTCCTTTTTATTTATTGTAACGTTTCCATTACCGGGAACCAGTCGTACCCGGGCAATTGAACTTTTTCTTCTTCCTGTACCTTGAATAGAAAGCTTTTCCATTGTTAAAATCCTCCCTTCGATTTTATAGTTCTAAAGTTTCCGGCTTTTGTGCAGCATGATCATGCTCAGGGCCAGCATATACCTTTAGTTTTTTGATAATTTGGCTTCCCAGTCGGTTCTTAGGAAGCATTCCCTTTACTGCATTATGAATAAACAGTTCCGGTTTTTCATCCCGCATTCTTCTGTAGCTGATTTCTTTTAATCCACCGGGATGTCCTGTATGGTATCGGTAAAATTCTTTGTCCAGTTTCTTTCCGGTTACTTCAATTTTTTCTGCATTGATTACGATTACGAAATCTCCTGTATCCACATGGGGGGTGAATTCCGGTTTATGTTTACCTCTTAAGATTTTTGCGATCTCAGAGCTTAATCTACCTAAGGTTTTCCCTTCAGCATCTACAACAAACCATTTTCTTTCCAGCTCATTGGACTTTGCCATATAAGTTTTCATCATTTTCCCTCCTTATTGATCTTTACATTACAACTTGATTCTCTTGATCTGATATAAACGATCATGTATATGAAGATCCGGGGCTAATGGATCTCTTCATCTATTTGTACACTAAACCATTTTAATACAACGCACCGGGTGTGTCAAGGGTTTTCTATGGAATCCCGGCCTAATATGATCCATATATGATAATGTCTTAATATATCACAAGTGACTATGTCCCAAATACTATTAAATCTATTATAATAGAACCTCAGGACTAAGAAATGAGGTGGACATAATCAGAAAGGTAATATTA containing:
- a CDS encoding DMT family transporter, which encodes MKDHNKGILLMILASLCFALMASAVKYTGEIPTMQIVFFRNLIGMLISGYMIYRTGGNFKGKNRGGLIFRSIFGLTGVFLYFYALGEIPLSDAVVLNQMSPFFVVILSAWFLKEPIKKLQIPAVFLAMLGVIFIIRPEFNATILPSLIALMSAFFAAAAYTTIRHLRLTDKPQVIIFYFTAFSVLVAIPFMALGQFQWPTPLQFLSLLGVGVFATGAQFLMTYAYRYAQAGDLSIYSYGKTVFSTLIGAVIWLEIPDQYSLIGILFILTGAYVNYYASKKKVE
- the rpsI gene encoding 30S ribosomal protein S9 gives rise to the protein MEKLSIQGTGRRKSSIARVRLVPGNGNVTINKKDLSEYLSYETLRNEVKRPLDITDTLSKYDVIATVSGGGFTGQAGALRHGIARALVKSDEELRGTLKRAGFLTRDSRMKERKKYGLKKARRAPQFSKR
- the rplM gene encoding 50S ribosomal protein L13, whose protein sequence is MKTYMAKSNELERKWFVVDAEGKTLGRLSSEIAKILRGKHKPEFTPHVDTGDFVIVINAEKIEVTGKKLDKEFYRYHTGHPGGLKEISYRRMRDEKPELFIHNAVKGMLPKNRLGSQIIKKLKVYAGPEHDHAAQKPETLEL